Genomic segment of Armatimonadota bacterium:
GGCCATCGCCTCTATCAGGACTCTTCCGAACGGCTCTTCCCAGGAGCCCAGGACCACCGCGTCGGAAGCCCGCATCACCGCCGGGACATCCCTGCGCTCGCCGGTAAACACCACCCTGCCGTCGAGCCCGAGCGCCGAGACCTCTTCCCTCAACTGCCGCTCGTACGCCCTGGTATCGTACCGGCTCTCCGCACCGGAGAACTTCGCCTCGCCGACGATCAGCAGCGCGGCCTCCGGGAACTCCCCGGCGATCATGCCGAACGCCCTGATGACCTCCAACTGCCCCTTCCAGGGGGTGATCTGCCCCACCGCAGCGAAAACCGGCGAGACAGCCGAGACGCCGAGTTCCTCCAGAAGGCCACCGACCCGGCCGGCCTCGGCGCGAGAGTAGAGTTCGACGCCGTTCGGGACTACGACCGTCTCTCCGACGATCCCCGCCCGGACCGCGCGGTCCGCCACGTACCGGGATATGGCGACAACCACATCGGCCCGCCGGCGCAGGACGCGTCCCACCAGGCGGCTCTGCAGACCGACCGGCATACAGTCCCTCAGGTGCACGACAAGCCTGCACCTCCGCCGGATAAGCGGTTTCGCCAGTCCGGCGATGAACCCGGCCCGAATGGTATTCGCGTGCACGACGTCCGGAGCGAAGGACCTCAGACTGGCCGCCAGCCTCGCTGCCGAACCGACGGACCCGACCGCATAGCCGAGTATCTGCGGCAGTCCCCGGGCATACCCGACCTGGGCGACCGCGACCCGCTCGACGTCCACCCCCATCCCCGAGGCCATCTCCGAGAGAGGCCCCTGGGGACAGAACAGCCGGACCTGCACGCTGCTTTTGTCAATGTACCGGAGAAGCAGACCGAGACTCGTCTCCGCTCCTCCAACGGCGCCGGTATGATTGAAATATGCGACCTTGATGCGACTCAATAAGGAATGGATGCTACTCTTCGGGAGTCAAGACGAATCCCACCGCCACGTAATCCAACTGCGCTGCTACTGCCAACTACGAGGATTTGCGCCTTGCGATGAACTGCCACCTGCGATGCTCTACCTCTCTGCGAACTTCGGCCACATGCTCAGCTTCGGACCGGCGTGCCCCTGTTGCAGGGCCTCGCTCGATTGAGGCAGTTGCCGATTCGCCCGAACTTGATGCAGGCTATCGCCCTGCACTCGAAGACGATCTTCTCGGACTTCAATACCGGACTGCGATAGGTTTTTCTCATAGCTATTCCTCTCCGCATGGTGATCCGCCGGCTCAACCGCGTTTCTCGAAGATATCCCGGCACGCCCGTGCCTGCCTGCAGGCCTCGCTCGACGGACCCAGCATGTCGCCGTCCTCCAGGTCGGCGAGCCCAGGACACCTGAAACAGTAGGGAAGCAGCTCGCACGATCCGCAGACGGCCAGGTCCCTGAG
This window contains:
- a CDS encoding glycosyltransferase family 4 protein, which translates into the protein MSRIKVAYFNHTGAVGGAETSLGLLLRYIDKSSVQVRLFCPQGPLSEMASGMGVDVERVAVAQVGYARGLPQILGYAVGSVGSAARLAASLRSFAPDVVHANTIRAGFIAGLAKPLIRRRCRLVVHLRDCMPVGLQSRLVGRVLRRRADVVVAISRYVADRAVRAGIVGETVVVPNGVELYSRAEAGRVGGLLEELGVSAVSPVFAAVGQITPWKGQLEVIRAFGMIAGEFPEAALLIVGEAKFSGAESRYDTRAYERQLREEVSALGLDGRVVFTGERRDVPAVMRASDAVVLGSWEEPFGRVLIEAMAAGKPVIATRAGGVPEIVSDGETGILVEPRDPGSMADAMRSIAADADLRQRMGLRGAGRAAELFDIRLSVSSIAALYERLVAEDEGRDSQ